From one Neovison vison isolate M4711 chromosome 1, ASM_NN_V1, whole genome shotgun sequence genomic stretch:
- the LOC122908679 gene encoding protein SET-like yields MAPKRQSSLPPQTKKPRQPPAPKPGQTSTSQHLHKGEKEQQEAIEHTDEVQNEIDRLNEQASEEILKVEQKYNKLRQPFFQKRSELIAKIPNFWVTTFVNHPQVSALLGEEDEEALHYLTRVEVTEFEDIKSGYRIDFYFDENPYFENKVLSKEFHLNESGDPSSKSTEIKWKSGKDLTKRSSQTQNKASRKRQHEEPESFFTWFTDHSDAGADELGEVIKDDIWPNPLQYYLVPDMDDEEGEEEDDDDDDEEEEGLEDIDEEGDEDEGEEDEDDDEGEEGEEDEGEDD; encoded by the coding sequence ATGGCCCCCAAACGCCAGTCTTCGCTCCCGCCTCAAACGAAGAAACCGAGACAGCCTCCTGCCCCCAAGCCAGGGCAGACATCAACATCTCAGCACTtgcataaaggagaaaaagaacagcaagaagCAATTGAACATACTGATGaagtacaaaatgaaatagaCAGACTTAATGAACAAGCCAGTGAGGAGATTTTGAAAGTAGAACAGAAATATAACAAACTCCGCCAACCATTTTTTCAGAAGAGGTCGGAATTGATCGCCAAAATCCCCAATTTTTGGGTAACAACATTTGTCAACCATCCACAAGTGTCTGCACTGCTTggggaggaggatgaagaggCGCTGCATTATTTGACAAGAGTTGAAGTGACAGAATTTGAAGATATTAAATCAGGTTAcagaatagatttttattttgatgaaaacccttactttgaaaataaagttcTCTCCAAAGAATTTCATCTGAATGAGAGTGGTGATCCATCTTCAAAGTCCACTGAAATCAAATGGAAATCTGGAAAGGATTTGACGAAACGTTCAAGTCAAACACAGAATAAAGCCAGCAGGAAGAGACAGCATGAGGAACCAGAGAGCTTCTTCACCTGGTTTACTGACCATTCTGATGCAGGTGCAGATGAGTTAGGAGAAGTCATCAAAGATGATATTTGGCCAAATCCATTACAGTACTACTTGGTTCCCGATATGGATGacgaagaaggggaagaagaggatgatgatgatgatgatgaagaagaagaaggattggAAGATATTGATGAAGAAGGAGATGAGGATGAAGgtgaagaagatgaagatgatgatgagggggaggaaggagaggaggatgaAGGAGAAGATGACTAA